The following coding sequences lie in one Spinacia oleracea cultivar Varoflay chromosome 1, BTI_SOV_V1, whole genome shotgun sequence genomic window:
- the LOC110795839 gene encoding probable xyloglucan endotransglucosylase/hydrolase protein 23 produces MASSSIVLLFLFIATLIATSTANFNDFTITWGDGRGKVLSNGDDLTLSLDKASGSGFQSDNEYLFGTIDMQLKLVPGNSAGTVTAYYLSSTGNTHDEIDFEFLGNVSGQPYTLHTNVFAQGKGNREKQFHLWFDPTKDFHTYSILWNPQRIVFSVDGIPIREHKNMESKGIPFPKNQPMRIYSSLWNADDWATQGGRVKTDWAQAPFTASYRNFNADACVWTSGSSSCGSVSFPASGSDWLTQELDSASLERMKWVQKNYMVYNYCADVQRFPQGLPTECTTSS; encoded by the coding sequence ATGGCATCATCCTCAATTGTCTTGTTATTTCTCTTCATAGCTACTCTCATAGCCACTTCTACAGCCAATTTCAACGACTTTACCATTACTTGGGGAGACGGTCGAGGCAAGGTCCTTAGCAATGGGGACGATCTCACCCTCTCCCTCGACAAAGCCTCTGGTTCCGGCTTCCAATCTGATAACGAGTATCTCTTTGGTACGATTGATATGCAGTTAAAACTAGTCCCTGGTAATTCTGCTGGTACTGTCACTGCTTACTATCTTTCATCGACAGGTAACACCCACGATGAAATAGATTTTGAGTTCTTAGGTAATGTTAGTGGACAACCTTACACTTTACACACTAATGTTTTTGCTCAAGGGAAAGGTAATCGTGAAAAACAGTTTCACTTGTGGTTTGACCCTACTAAAGATTTCCACACTTACTCTATCCTCTGGAATCCCCAGAGAATTGTTTTCTCTGTTGATGGGATTCCAATTAGAGAACACAAGAACATGGAATCAAAGGGAATCCCATTCCCTAAGAATCAACCTATGAGGATTTACTCTAGTTTGTGGAATGCTGATGATTGGGCTACCCAAGGCGGCCGGGTCAAGACTGATTGGGCCCAAGCCCCGTTCACTGCATCATACAGGAATTTCAACGCTGATGCTTGTGTATGGACCTCCGGGTCATCTTCTTGTGGGTCGGTTTCTTTTCCCGCATCGGGGTCGGATTGGTTGACCCAAGAACTGGATTCAGCAAGCTTGGAAAGGATGAAATGGGTGCAAAAGAATTACATGGTCTACAACTATTGTGCTGATGTTCAGAGGTTTCCTCAAGGCCTTCCTACTGAATGCACAACTTCATCCTGA
- the LOC110795838 gene encoding xyloglucan endotransglucosylase protein 7-like, whose amino-acid sequence MATSKIVFITLFFSLASIIANSKANFNDEFTITWGDGRGKVLNSGDDLTLSLDKASGSGFQSKNEYLFGKIDMQLKLVPGNSAATVTAYYLSSMGNTHDEIDFEFLGNVSGQPYILHTNVFAQGKGNREKQFHLWFDPTKDFHTYSILWNPQRIVFSVDGIPIREHKNMESKGIPFPKNQHMRIYSSLWNADDWATQGGRVKTDWAQAPFTSSYRNFKADACLWNSGSSSCGSGTSDSNWLTQELDSSSLGRMRWAEKNYMVYNYCADLQRFPQGLPTECTSTS is encoded by the coding sequence ATGGCAACCTCAAAGATAGTTTTCATTACCCTTTTCTTTAGCTTAGCCAGTATTATTGCCAATTCCAAAGCCAATTTCAATGATGAATTTACAATTACTTGGGGAGATGGTAGAGGTAAGGTCCTCAACTCCGGGGATGACCTCACCCTTTCCCTCGACAAAGCTTCCGGCTCCGGTTTCCAATCCAAAAACGAATACCTCTTTGGTAAGATTGATATGCAGTTAAAACTTGTCCCTGGTAATTCTGCTGCTACTGTCACTGCTTACTATCTCTCGTCTATGGGTAACACCCATGATGAGATTGATTTCGAGTTCTTAGGGAATGTTAGTGGACAACCTTACATACTCCACACTAATGTTTTTGCTCAAGGCAAAGGTAACCGTGAAAAACAATTTCACTTGTGGTTCGACCCTACTAAAGATTTCCACACTTACTCAATCCTTTGGAATCCACAGAGAATTGTTTTCTCTGTTGATGGAATTCCAATTAGAGAACACAAGAACATGGAATCAAAGGGAATCCCATTCCCTAAGAATCAACATATGAGGATTTATTCTAGTTTGTGGAATGCTGATGATTGGGCTACCCAAGGAGGTCGGGTTAAGACCGATTGGGCTCAAGCTCCTTTCACTTCTTCATACAGGAACTTTAAAGCTGATGCTTGTCTATGGAACTCTGGTTCGTCTTCGTGTGGGTCGGGTACATCAGACTCAAATTGGTTGACCCAAGAGCTGGATTCATCAAGTTTGGGAAGGATGAGATGGGCGGAAAAGAATTACATGGTTTACAATTATTGTGCTGATCTTCAAAGGTTCCCTCAAGGCCTTCCTACAGAATGCACAAGTACATCCTAA